The Marivivens sp. LCG002 genome contains a region encoding:
- a CDS encoding CZB domain-containing protein → MTTQTLRSEIDAALAAHDLWKQKLTTAAHNKDRELPVGTICRDDQCTFGKWYYSQPEDLRFSRTPYMVRKLHSDFHLNAGKVALDLARGEFDEALKRLESPAYKNATAELTKALVEWREA, encoded by the coding sequence ATGACGACACAAACACTACGTTCCGAAATTGATGCCGCCCTCGCTGCGCATGATCTTTGGAAGCAGAAATTGACAACGGCCGCCCATAACAAAGACCGCGAGCTTCCTGTCGGCACGATCTGCCGAGACGACCAATGCACCTTTGGAAAGTGGTATTACTCACAGCCCGAGGATCTCCGTTTTAGCCGAACGCCCTATATGGTTCGCAAACTTCATTCCGATTTCCATCTCAATGCAGGTAAAGTCGCGCTTGACTTGGCTCGGGGCGAATTCGACGAGGCTCTCAAGCGTTTGGAGAGCCCCGCCTATAAGAACGCCACCGCCGAATTGACCAAAGCATTGGTGGAGTGGCGCGAAGCGTAA
- a CDS encoding toxic anion resistance protein, with amino-acid sequence MSENIRKQAEQTLAEVEKITAAVLPEPKNELVTLDAADKPTSAEIKKRMDEIDMTNTGSIIAFGSRAQTELQVISQSMLQGVRNKDVGPAGDSLRSMVSTIRGFSVSELDVRRERSWWEKLLGRAAPMAKFVARFEDIQGQIDKITDDLLKHEHVLLKDIESLDILYEKTLDFYDELALYIAAGEEKLKELDSTTIPAKEAEVAAASEDQGIIKAQELRDLRAARDDLERRVHDLKLTRQVTMQSLPSIRLVQENDKSLVTKINSTLVNTVPLWETQLAQAVTIQRSAEAANAVREANDLTNELLTANANNLRDANKIVRTEMERGVFDIEAVKQANATLIATINESLEIADEGKRKRAAAEAELQTMEAELKATLASAKARATGTGDTIATSVNS; translated from the coding sequence ATGTCTGAGAATATTCGCAAGCAAGCCGAGCAAACGCTCGCCGAAGTCGAGAAGATCACTGCCGCAGTTCTTCCCGAACCCAAGAATGAACTGGTGACTTTGGACGCAGCCGACAAGCCGACCAGCGCCGAGATCAAAAAGCGCATGGACGAGATCGACATGACGAACACTGGTTCGATCATCGCCTTCGGCAGCCGTGCCCAGACCGAACTTCAGGTCATTTCGCAATCGATGCTCCAAGGCGTGCGTAACAAGGACGTGGGTCCTGCAGGCGACAGCCTCCGCAGCATGGTTTCGACGATCCGCGGCTTTTCGGTGTCCGAACTCGACGTGCGCCGCGAGCGCAGCTGGTGGGAGAAACTCCTTGGCCGCGCCGCACCGATGGCAAAGTTCGTCGCGCGTTTCGAAGACATCCAAGGCCAGATCGACAAGATCACCGATGATCTCCTGAAGCACGAGCATGTGCTTCTCAAGGACATCGAGAGCCTTGATATTCTTTATGAAAAGACGCTCGATTTCTATGACGAGCTGGCGCTTTACATCGCGGCGGGCGAGGAAAAGCTCAAAGAACTCGACAGCACCACGATCCCCGCCAAAGAGGCCGAGGTTGCCGCTGCCTCGGAAGATCAGGGCATCATCAAGGCCCAAGAGCTTCGCGATCTGCGCGCCGCGCGCGACGATCTCGAGCGCCGTGTGCACGATCTCAAACTCACCCGTCAGGTAACGATGCAGTCGCTGCCCTCGATCCGTCTGGTTCAGGAAAACGACAAGAGCCTTGTGACCAAGATCAACTCGACGCTCGTCAACACTGTGCCGCTCTGGGAAACCCAGCTTGCTCAGGCGGTGACCATCCAGCGCAGCGCCGAAGCGGCAAACGCCGTGCGCGAGGCCAATGATCTGACCAACGAGCTTTTGACCGCGAATGCCAACAACCTGCGCGATGCAAACAAGATCGTCCGCACCGAGATGGAGCGCGGCGTCTTCGATATCGAAGCGGTCAAGCAGGCCAACGCGACCCTTATCGCGACGATCAACGAGAGCCTCGAAATCGCCGACGAAGGCAAGCGCAAGCGCGCTGCCGCAGAAGCCGAGCTTCAGACCATGGAAGCCGAGCTCAAAGCGACGCTGGCATCGGCCAAAGCGCGTGCAACGGGCACTGGCGATACCATCGCGACTTCGGTAAACTCGTAA
- a CDS encoding metal ABC transporter permease, with translation MFDDFLVRAALAGVGTALAAGLLGCFVVWRRMAYFGDATAHAAILGVALALGFSVSIFVGVAGIALLMALSIFALTGKGYAVDTVLGVLAHGALATGLVAVSLIPGARINLDAYLFGDVLTVSKTDLAIIWGGALVVALVLWRHWSALLTSTLNPDLAYAAGLNPRREQLVLTLLLAAVVAVSIKVVGALLITALLVIPAATARGLSRTPERMAFIAAGLGAFAALGGLGVSLYLDTPVGPSIVVVAAAMFGGSTLATAMRR, from the coding sequence ATGTTTGACGATTTCTTGGTGCGCGCGGCTTTGGCAGGCGTCGGGACCGCGCTTGCGGCAGGTCTTTTAGGGTGTTTCGTGGTTTGGCGCCGGATGGCCTATTTCGGTGATGCAACGGCCCATGCGGCGATCCTCGGAGTGGCGCTTGCTCTGGGGTTCTCGGTTTCGATCTTCGTCGGTGTGGCGGGGATCGCGCTGCTCATGGCGCTCAGCATCTTTGCACTTACCGGCAAGGGCTATGCGGTCGATACGGTTCTAGGCGTTCTGGCGCACGGGGCGCTGGCAACGGGGCTTGTCGCCGTCTCGTTGATCCCAGGCGCGCGAATCAACCTTGATGCCTATCTCTTCGGGGATGTTCTCACCGTTTCCAAAACGGATCTTGCGATTATTTGGGGCGGGGCGCTTGTTGTAGCGCTTGTGCTTTGGCGGCATTGGTCTGCGCTTCTGACCTCGACGCTGAACCCCGATCTCGCCTATGCCGCTGGGCTGAACCCGAGACGTGAGCAACTCGTTCTCACGCTTCTTCTTGCTGCCGTGGTGGCGGTCTCGATCAAGGTGGTCGGGGCGCTGCTGATCACGGCGCTTTTGGTTATTCCCGCCGCAACCGCCCGTGGCTTGTCGCGCACGCCCGAGCGGATGGCGTTCATCGCAGCGGGTTTGGGGGCCTTTGCGGCGTTGGGGGGATTGGGCGTTTCGCTTTATCTCGATACGCCCGTCGGTCCCTCGATCGTCGTGGTTGCGGCCGCCATGTTCGGCGGCTCGACCCTCGCGACCGCGATGCGCCGCTAG
- the dtd gene encoding D-aminoacyl-tRNA deacylase, whose product MRALLQRVTEASVKVDGEVIGEIGEGLLILICAMDGDEDAKSAQLAAKISKLRIFKDEDGKMNRSILDIGGSALIVSQFTLAADTSRGNRPGFSYAAHPDEGERLYELFKKDVAALGIPTACGKFGADMKVSLVNDGPVTIWMDV is encoded by the coding sequence ATGAGAGCGCTTCTCCAACGCGTCACCGAAGCTTCGGTCAAGGTCGACGGGGAAGTCATCGGCGAAATTGGTGAGGGTCTGTTGATCCTCATCTGCGCCATGGACGGGGATGAGGATGCCAAAAGCGCCCAACTTGCCGCCAAGATTTCAAAGTTGCGCATTTTCAAGGACGAAGACGGCAAGATGAACCGCTCGATCCTCGACATCGGCGGCTCGGCCTTGATCGTGAGCCAGTTTACTCTTGCCGCCGACACATCCCGTGGAAACCGTCCGGGGTTCAGCTATGCCGCCCACCCCGACGAGGGCGAGCGGCTCTATGAGCTTTTCAAAAAGGATGTCGCGGCACTCGGCATCCCCACGGCCTGCGGCAAGTTCGGCGCGGACATGAAGGTCTCGCTCGTCAATGACGGCCCCGTGACGATCTGGATGGACGTCTAG
- a CDS encoding DUF3572 domain-containing protein has protein sequence MKPEQAETLALRALAWLAGNDELCPIFMGSTGTSVDDMRERAADPTFLASVLEFLTMDDAWVVAFCDAHAYAYEEPLRARYALPGAEHVHWT, from the coding sequence ATGAAACCTGAACAGGCTGAAACACTCGCGCTGCGCGCTCTTGCTTGGCTTGCGGGAAATGACGAGCTTTGCCCCATCTTTATGGGGTCAACCGGCACATCGGTCGATGATATGCGGGAGAGGGCGGCGGACCCGACCTTTCTGGCCTCGGTGCTCGAATTCCTCACTATGGATGACGCTTGGGTGGTCGCGTTTTGTGATGCCCATGCCTATGCCTATGAAGAGCCGCTAAGGGCGCGCTATGCACTTCCGGGTGCGGAGCATGTGCATTGGACATGA
- a CDS encoding DUF2927 domain-containing protein — protein sequence MRTGANIAGLTLGLLLGACTMLPSQTPPIEPLPSTIAPQADDAFDDEFAPAPTGASEELAVYYRRWQQDQLTQGLLRTDGGGPDTPFTDTQLANNFVRIALFDEYVARGGDLKAQATLSKLRRWETPIRMRLAFGDTVPSQIRAKDYGSVQSYAKRLSDLTGVPISFGASAQNANFHVYIVNEEDRLGLGPELNQIAPGLSESTVRYTLNLPKDQLCLVIGIFKADGVTYDRAVAIIRGEHPDLLRLTCVHEELAQGMGLANDYSRASPSIFNDNEEFGTLTRHDEFLLKMLYDKRFRTGMTAAEAAPIAREIARELMAETTM from the coding sequence ATGAGGACGGGAGCGAATATTGCAGGACTTACGCTCGGGCTTTTGCTCGGGGCCTGCACCATGCTCCCGTCCCAAACGCCTCCGATCGAGCCGCTCCCGAGCACCATCGCGCCGCAAGCCGATGATGCCTTTGACGATGAGTTCGCGCCCGCTCCGACGGGAGCAAGCGAAGAACTGGCCGTCTATTACCGCCGCTGGCAACAGGATCAGTTGACCCAAGGCTTGCTGAGAACGGACGGCGGCGGCCCCGATACGCCGTTCACCGACACCCAGCTTGCCAATAATTTCGTGCGTATCGCGCTCTTTGATGAATATGTGGCGCGCGGCGGTGATCTCAAAGCGCAGGCGACCTTGTCGAAGCTGCGCCGCTGGGAAACCCCGATCCGTATGCGCCTTGCGTTCGGCGACACCGTTCCGAGCCAGATCAGGGCCAAGGATTACGGGAGCGTTCAGTCCTATGCCAAACGGCTTTCGGATCTGACGGGCGTCCCGATCAGTTTCGGTGCAAGTGCCCAGAACGCCAATTTCCACGTCTATATCGTGAACGAGGAAGACCGTCTCGGACTTGGCCCCGAATTGAACCAGATCGCGCCGGGTCTGTCCGAAAGCACGGTGCGCTATACGCTCAATCTGCCCAAGGATCAGCTTTGCCTTGTGATCGGGATTTTCAAAGCCGATGGCGTCACCTACGACCGTGCGGTTGCGATCATCCGTGGCGAGCATCCCGACCTCTTGCGCCTTACCTGCGTTCACGAGGAACTCGCCCAAGGCATGGGCCTTGCCAATGATTACTCGCGTGCCAGCCCTTCGATTTTCAACGACAACGAAGAATTCGGCACGCTGACGCGTCATGACGAGTTTTTGCTCAAGATGCTTTACGACAAACGGTTTCGCACAGGCATGACCGCCGCCGAAGCCGCCCCTATTGCCCGTGAGATCGCCCGCGAACTCATGGCCGAAACGACGATGTAG
- a CDS encoding SPFH domain-containing protein, with amino-acid sequence MGILDFLSGEFIDVIHWTDDSRDTMVWRFEREGHAIKYGAKLTVREGQAAVFIHEGQLADVFTPGLYMLETNNMPIMTTLQHWDHGFRSPFKSEIYFINTTRFSNLKWGTKNPIMLRDPEFGPTRIRAFGTYTVKVGDAAKFMQEIVGTDGEFTADEITFQIRNIIVQEFSRAIAQSGIPVLDMAANTAEVGALVAKAIDPIISQYGLTIPELYIENISLPPAVEKALDDRTSRGIAGNLDDHMKWKAAEAMGAEGSAMGQAMGAGMGAAMGMAMGQQTMTQGPWGAAPQAAPVAPPPPPVEHVWHIAENGATKGPFSKAALGRMASDGALKRETLVWTAGQDGWKAAGDVAELAQLFTILPPPPPPPAG; translated from the coding sequence ATGGGCATTTTGGATTTTCTCTCAGGCGAATTTATCGACGTCATCCACTGGACCGATGATAGCCGCGACACGATGGTCTGGCGGTTCGAGCGCGAGGGTCATGCCATCAAATACGGCGCGAAGCTCACCGTCCGCGAAGGTCAAGCTGCGGTCTTTATCCACGAAGGCCAACTCGCCGATGTGTTCACTCCGGGCCTCTATATGCTCGAGACCAACAACATGCCGATCATGACGACTTTGCAGCATTGGGACCACGGGTTCCGCTCGCCGTTCAAGTCCGAGATCTATTTCATCAACACGACGCGGTTCTCCAATCTCAAATGGGGCACCAAGAACCCGATCATGCTCCGCGACCCCGAATTCGGGCCGACCCGCATCCGCGCCTTCGGCACCTATACGGTCAAAGTGGGCGATGCCGCCAAGTTCATGCAGGAAATCGTCGGCACCGACGGCGAATTCACCGCCGACGAGATCACGTTCCAGATCCGCAATATCATTGTTCAGGAATTCAGCCGCGCCATAGCGCAGTCGGGAATTCCCGTTCTCGACATGGCGGCCAATACGGCCGAGGTCGGCGCTCTGGTTGCCAAGGCAATCGATCCGATCATCTCGCAATACGGTCTGACCATCCCCGAGCTTTATATCGAGAATATCTCGCTCCCGCCTGCAGTCGAAAAGGCACTGGATGACCGCACGAGCCGCGGCATTGCAGGCAACCTTGACGATCACATGAAGTGGAAAGCCGCCGAAGCCATGGGCGCCGAAGGCTCTGCCATGGGTCAGGCGATGGGTGCAGGTATGGGCGCGGCGATGGGTATGGCTATGGGCCAACAGACAATGACCCAAGGCCCTTGGGGTGCTGCGCCGCAAGCGGCCCCCGTTGCGCCCCCGCCGCCACCTGTCGAACATGTCTGGCATATCGCGGAAAACGGCGCGACCAAGGGTCCCTTCTCCAAGGCAGCCTTGGGCCGTATGGCTAGCGATGGCGCGCTCAAACGCGAAACGCTGGTCTGGACCGCGGGGCAGGACGGCTGGAAAGCGGCGGGCGATGTGGCGGAGCTTGCACAGCTCTTTACGATCCTGCCGCCCCCTCCGCCGCCGCCCGCAGGCTGA
- a CDS encoding carbohydrate kinase encodes MILSCGEALIDMLPRKSEAGEDAYAPYAGGAVFNTAIALGRLGAPSAFFSGIASDFLGDILLNSLKESKVDTSACAISDRPSTVAYVKLVNGQATYAFYDENTAGRMLSMDDLPTVTADALFFGGISLVVEPCGATYEALMIRESTKRVTMIDPNVRPSFIKDEESYRARIDRMFRHADIVKLSDEDLAWLMGGDDIEAMAREILHMGARLVCITKGAEGAVGYTNQHVVEVPANKVEVVDTVGAGDTFNAGVLAALYKRGALEKQALKTLDETSIRAALTLGVQAAAVTVSRAGANPPWANEL; translated from the coding sequence ATGATCCTGTCTTGTGGTGAAGCCCTCATCGACATGCTCCCGCGCAAATCCGAAGCGGGTGAAGACGCCTATGCCCCCTATGCGGGCGGCGCGGTCTTCAACACGGCCATCGCGCTTGGACGTCTCGGCGCACCTTCGGCGTTTTTCTCCGGGATCGCGAGCGACTTCCTCGGTGACATCCTTTTGAACTCGCTCAAAGAGTCCAAGGTCGACACCTCGGCCTGTGCGATTTCGGATCGCCCCTCGACCGTGGCCTATGTGAAGCTGGTCAACGGTCAGGCGACCTATGCCTTCTATGATGAAAACACTGCGGGCCGCATGCTTTCCATGGATGACCTTCCGACCGTCACTGCGGACGCGCTGTTCTTTGGCGGGATCTCACTGGTGGTCGAACCTTGCGGTGCGACCTATGAGGCCTTGATGATCCGCGAGAGCACCAAGCGCGTGACCATGATCGACCCCAATGTCCGCCCCTCGTTCATCAAGGACGAAGAGAGCTATCGCGCCCGCATCGACCGCATGTTCCGTCATGCCGATATCGTCAAACTCTCGGACGAAGACCTCGCTTGGCTCATGGGCGGCGACGACATCGAAGCCATGGCGCGTGAAATCCTGCACATGGGCGCACGTCTCGTCTGCATCACCAAAGGGGCCGAAGGTGCGGTCGGCTATACCAACCAGCACGTTGTCGAAGTCCCCGCCAACAAAGTCGAAGTCGTTGATACGGTCGGCGCGGGCGATACTTTCAACGCGGGCGTTCTGGCTGCGCTCTACAAGCGCGGTGCCCTTGAAAAGCAGGCGCTCAAGACGCTTGATGAAACGTCGATCCGCGCGGCGCTGACCCTTGGGGTGCAGGCGGCGGCTGTGACCGTCTCGCGCGCGGGTGCAAACCCGCCATGGGCAAACGAGCTATGA
- a CDS encoding HAD family hydrolase, producing the protein MKGLVFDKDGTLFDFNATWGPYAKQLLIELARDDDHLAALAALMGVKIDEERFTAESVFIAETAKVWTALLVPHLDISQDTLFALVSEKAKAVPQVPVTDLFPYLSGLRDQGYVLGIATNDTEGPARAHLAAHGILDLFDFIAGADSGYGAKPEAGQLAAFCERTGLAAKDCVMIGDSLHDLHAGQKAGMTPVAVLTGPMPRHVLAPHAATVLETIVDLPDWLSSSRPCTRPE; encoded by the coding sequence ATGAAGGGACTTGTTTTCGACAAAGACGGCACGCTCTTCGATTTCAACGCGACATGGGGGCCTTATGCCAAGCAGTTGCTGATCGAGCTGGCGCGTGATGACGACCATCTCGCGGCGCTGGCGGCCCTCATGGGGGTGAAGATCGACGAAGAGCGGTTCACCGCCGAGAGTGTCTTTATCGCCGAGACCGCCAAGGTCTGGACCGCGCTCCTTGTGCCGCATCTCGATATCTCGCAGGACACTCTTTTTGCATTGGTCAGTGAAAAGGCAAAAGCGGTGCCGCAGGTGCCTGTGACGGATCTTTTCCCCTATCTCTCGGGTCTGAGGGACCAAGGCTATGTGCTCGGGATTGCGACCAATGATACCGAAGGCCCCGCGCGGGCGCATCTGGCAGCACACGGTATTCTGGATCTATTCGACTTTATCGCAGGTGCAGACAGCGGCTATGGTGCCAAGCCCGAGGCAGGCCAGCTCGCCGCGTTTTGCGAGCGGACGGGCCTCGCTGCCAAGGACTGTGTCATGATCGGGGACAGTCTTCACGATCTGCACGCCGGTCAAAAGGCAGGCATGACGCCGGTGGCGGTCCTGACGGGGCCGATGCCGCGGCATGTGCTTGCGCCCCATGCCGCAACTGTGTTGGAGACGATTGTCGATCTTCCCGATTGGCTCAGTTCGTCGCGCCCGTGCACTCGGCCAGAGTGA
- a CDS encoding Fur family transcriptional regulator encodes MTGAKGFSHHDHHSCVHDAIASAERSCADQGLQLTPVRRRALEILLESHQAMGAYDVLARLDKDGFGSKPPVAYRALGFLVDNGFAHRIERLNAFVACTHPGAEHDPAFMICRSCHKVAEAEAPRGALLKGSADEAGFVIEQTVMEAEGLCPSCQGGKA; translated from the coding sequence ATGACGGGTGCAAAAGGCTTTTCCCACCACGATCACCACAGTTGCGTGCACGATGCGATTGCCTCTGCCGAGCGCTCTTGTGCGGATCAAGGGCTCCAGCTCACCCCTGTGCGGCGGCGGGCGCTGGAAATCCTGCTCGAGTCGCATCAGGCGATGGGGGCCTATGACGTGCTTGCGCGTCTGGACAAGGACGGGTTCGGCTCGAAACCGCCCGTCGCCTATCGTGCGCTCGGGTTCCTTGTGGACAACGGCTTTGCCCATCGCATCGAACGGCTCAATGCCTTTGTGGCCTGCACCCATCCCGGAGCGGAGCACGACCCTGCCTTTATGATCTGTCGCAGCTGCCACAAGGTGGCCGAAGCCGAAGCGCCGCGCGGTGCGCTTCTCAAGGGGAGCGCCGATGAAGCAGGCTTTGTGATCGAGCAAACCGTCATGGAAGCCGAGGGGCTTTGTCCTTCGTGTCAGGGGGGCAAAGCTTGA
- a CDS encoding metal ABC transporter ATP-binding protein, protein MILLEAKNLSAGHGGEQAVLENVSLTIRRGEIVTIVGPNGSGKSTLLRSLIGAIKPTGGRIERKSGLKIGYVPQKLHIDPTLPMTVRRFLDLPHRVSDAAAGAALVKAGAPDLEDRQMTRLSGGQFQRVLLARAILSEPDLLILDEATQGLDQPGSAHFYRQIEEVRDTLGCAVLMVSHELHVVMSASDRVICLNGHICCEGSPAVVSAAPAYRELFGTGTGGALALYRHEHDHDHDHHHAHDDHHHPHHKHHEDAH, encoded by the coding sequence TTGATCCTTCTGGAAGCAAAGAACCTTTCTGCAGGACATGGCGGAGAACAGGCCGTTCTCGAGAACGTGTCCCTGACCATCAGACGTGGTGAAATCGTCACCATTGTCGGGCCGAACGGGTCGGGAAAATCGACGCTCCTTCGGTCGCTCATCGGGGCGATCAAACCGACGGGCGGGCGGATCGAACGGAAATCGGGGCTCAAGATCGGTTACGTGCCGCAAAAGCTCCATATCGACCCGACCTTGCCGATGACCGTGCGGCGCTTTCTCGATCTGCCGCATCGGGTCAGTGATGCAGCCGCTGGTGCCGCCTTGGTCAAAGCGGGGGCGCCCGACCTTGAGGATCGGCAAATGACCCGTCTTTCGGGCGGGCAGTTCCAGCGCGTCCTTCTGGCGCGTGCGATCCTGAGCGAGCCCGACCTTCTGATCCTCGACGAAGCAACGCAGGGCCTTGATCAACCGGGGTCCGCGCATTTCTATCGCCAGATAGAAGAGGTGCGCGATACGCTCGGCTGCGCGGTTCTGATGGTCAGTCATGAACTTCACGTGGTGATGAGCGCATCCGACCGCGTGATCTGTCTCAACGGGCATATCTGCTGCGAAGGCTCGCCGGCTGTCGTCTCGGCTGCGCCTGCCTATCGCGAGCTCTTTGGCACGGGGACGGGCGGGGCGCTTGCGCTCTATCGTCATGAACACGACCACGATCATGACCATCACCATGCCCACGATGATCATCACCACCCCCATCACAAGCACCACGAGGATGCGCATTGA
- a CDS encoding TFIIB-type zinc finger domain-containing protein has protein sequence MSQTPVEHRFPCHQCGADMRFEPGADRLICDFCGNTEAVEKGAFTGEAIRELDFEAAIRDQLPQAEIEVTRNVDCQNCGASFEFDESIHSAECPFCATPVVTDTGAHRQIKPKGVVPFALSEPQAHEAMNAWLGSLWFAPNGLREYARKGRKMNGIYVPYWTFDADTKTQYTGQRGDDYYETQTVVRDGKRETVQVRKTRWHNVSGRVARFFDDVLVLASRSLPKKYTDALQPWDLSALLPYSADFLAGFRAEGYQVDLSDGYTEGRQIMDAIILRDIKFDIGGDHQRVSSVNTTIKDVTFKHILLPVWLAAYKYRGKSYRFVVNGQTGKVQGERPYSAWKIAFAVILGLIAAGIVGYIAAQNQ, from the coding sequence ATGAGCCAAACACCCGTAGAACACCGTTTTCCCTGTCATCAATGCGGCGCAGATATGCGCTTCGAGCCGGGCGCAGACCGTTTGATCTGTGATTTTTGCGGCAATACCGAAGCCGTGGAAAAGGGCGCTTTTACGGGGGAAGCCATCCGCGAGCTCGATTTCGAGGCCGCGATCCGCGACCAGCTGCCGCAGGCCGAAATCGAAGTAACACGGAATGTGGACTGCCAGAATTGCGGCGCCTCCTTCGAGTTCGACGAAAGCATCCACTCCGCCGAATGCCCGTTTTGCGCAACCCCCGTCGTCACCGACACAGGGGCGCACCGCCAGATCAAGCCCAAAGGCGTAGTGCCTTTCGCGCTTTCGGAACCGCAGGCCCACGAGGCGATGAATGCGTGGCTGGGCAGTCTTTGGTTCGCTCCGAACGGTCTTAGGGAATATGCGCGCAAGGGGCGCAAGATGAACGGCATCTATGTGCCCTACTGGACCTTTGATGCCGATACCAAGACCCAATACACGGGCCAACGCGGCGACGACTATTACGAAACACAAACCGTCGTCCGTGACGGCAAGCGCGAGACGGTTCAGGTCCGCAAGACACGCTGGCATAATGTTTCGGGCCGCGTCGCACGGTTCTTTGACGATGTGCTTGTCCTTGCCTCGCGCTCGCTCCCCAAGAAATACACCGATGCACTTCAGCCTTGGGACCTGTCGGCCCTACTGCCCTATTCCGCCGATTTTCTGGCGGGATTTCGGGCCGAGGGCTATCAGGTCGATCTGAGCGACGGCTATACCGAGGGGCGTCAGATCATGGACGCGATCATCTTGCGCGACATCAAGTTCGACATCGGCGGCGACCATCAACGGGTGTCTTCGGTCAATACCACAATCAAGGATGTGACGTTCAAGCATATCCTGCTTCCTGTCTGGCTTGCCGCTTACAAGTATCGCGGCAAAAGCTATCGTTTTGTGGTCAACGGACAGACGGGCAAAGTTCAGGGCGAACGGCCCTATTCTGCGTGGAAGATCGCCTTTGCCGTCATCTTGGGGCTTATCGCTGCGGGAATTGTGGGCTACATCGCTGCGCAAAATCAATAA
- a CDS encoding zinc ABC transporter substrate-binding protein, with amino-acid sequence MLIRSLPFLLLALPAHAQSLTIVTDIPPLAAIASAVVGPDVEVRALLPQGGSPHDFAMRPSDARMLHGADVVFWSGEGMSPWMEQALESLDGETIIIEAFETQGWTPLPLRDLEAIGHVENHEEHEHEVDHGHGHGDFDPHAWLSPLNAAAWAETLADVLTQNNLAGVEVSANAQTFAMEMGALETALKAEAEKLRGKGYLVSHDSFQYLETALDLPASGAIALSDASASGPAHIAVLKEQVVAQGISCILTDPQSNPDLAALVAEGTEANIAMVNPLGNAELTGAEYYRALLGGILVTLAECTGATN; translated from the coding sequence ATGCTGATTCGATCCCTGCCCTTTTTGCTCCTTGCGCTGCCCGCCCATGCGCAATCGCTGACCATTGTGACCGATATTCCACCGCTTGCAGCGATCGCTTCTGCGGTTGTCGGGCCAGATGTCGAGGTCCGCGCGCTCCTACCTCAAGGTGGCTCGCCCCATGATTTCGCGATGCGGCCCTCGGATGCACGGATGCTGCACGGCGCTGATGTGGTCTTTTGGTCGGGCGAAGGAATGTCGCCTTGGATGGAGCAGGCTCTCGAGAGCCTCGATGGCGAGACGATCATCATCGAAGCCTTCGAAACCCAAGGGTGGACGCCGTTGCCATTGCGCGATCTCGAAGCGATCGGGCACGTCGAGAACCACGAGGAACACGAGCACGAAGTCGACCACGGGCATGGGCATGGCGATTTCGACCCTCATGCGTGGCTCTCGCCCCTCAACGCGGCTGCATGGGCCGAGACCTTGGCCGATGTCCTGACCCAGAACAACCTCGCCGGTGTCGAAGTCTCGGCCAATGCCCAGACCTTTGCGATGGAGATGGGCGCCCTTGAAACCGCGCTCAAGGCAGAGGCCGAGAAACTCCGTGGCAAGGGCTACCTCGTCTCTCACGATAGCTTCCAGTACCTCGAAACCGCGCTCGATCTGCCTGCATCGGGGGCCATCGCGCTCTCGGATGCTTCGGCTTCCGGTCCTGCGCATATCGCTGTCCTCAAGGAACAGGTCGTTGCGCAGGGAATTTCCTGCATCCTCACCGACCCTCAGAGCAATCCCGATCTTGCGGCGCTGGTTGCCGAAGGCACCGAGGCGAACATCGCGATGGTCAATCCGCTTGGGAATGCGGAATTGACGGGTGCGGAGTATTATCGTGCCTTGCTCGGCGGTATTCTCGTCACTCTGGCCGAGTGCACGGGCGCGACGAACTGA